Below is a window of Nicotiana tabacum cultivar K326 chromosome 19, ASM71507v2, whole genome shotgun sequence DNA.
gtaaatattaacgtaagattatccgtatttgtaacggatattttccaatccgtgtattgaccacaaggcagccgcctaatgctctttcCACCATGattgtgcttgctccacaaacaagctaatgcttgctccaccatggagtgtggacgattgttcttcttcaacattggctgctatatatatgtgcagcagctgttgaagaaagacactcaacacacaacacacaagaaacaaactgaaaatcgctcaacagatttggctatacattgcactccttcctctcagcatttccatacgattttctgagtttctactccctcgttctgcattgtttttaacttcaaacaaagcaattgtaagtgtgatttgctaccgaactttgtgttcgctgaaacactgaaacactggggtttgaagtaccgctataccagtgtgtgattcgttctatcctgggaggaaataatccattaccttgggtactaggagggattaaattccttaaaaaaacactgtgaattcagtgggctcgaattaattactgtttcattacgtttacttatattttgcagaattattatttataaatacagcaatattggcgggaataaCAAATTTTAGATTGGAATGAGCACAAGTATCTAATTAAATTTTAATGGTTCATCCTCATAGTTAAGACGATATCCAATTATTTGAACTCGACAAACAAGTCATTTTACGAAAATTCATGTTGGTTAATTCACAAAAACGTGTactttgttcttccatatataATTATTGATTCAAATTTTTATTTAAAGTTTGATATTATTTTACAAAACTGTATACTTTATGATTCGGTATATACATAACGCACATGTCAAGAAATTAGTTCTGATAAATTTTTGTAATGCCTTCAAAatagaatgaaataaacaagtatgaaGTCTAATGCCTTCAAAATAGAATGAAATAAGCAAGTGTTGTCATAAATGTGGAGCACTGTCCATATTCTTTAACAATGCtcagtatttatagtttttttcttcttcttgagtgAGGTAATTAATTAGGTTTCTGATCTTATAgttcaaaatatttaagtaacTTTACACCAAATTAGGTCCTTCAGAATTAACAATAGTGCGAAATTAGACATCACAAACTGACGCCTCTAAACTGGCACCTTTAATGATCCTTGCTGTAGTATTTTGAATCCCATTTCGTTAAGTCAAAAcagataaagagaaaaataaggaagTACTGTAGTACAAATAAGCAATTGAAGTCGTATACGTCCACGTCATATTTTTCCCAAGAAGGCAAAATGAAGCATTAAAAACAAATTGCATACTCTGTTATTTCAATTTAGAGACACACTTTTATTATTaatctgttccaaaaagaataacgCATTTctataatttgaaataatttaaaattaaactttttattttaccaaTTTTACTCTTATGGTGtatttggtatgaaggaaaacattttccggaaaatatttttcaattttttcatgtttggttggtttaagtgttttagaaaatattttcctaatattttctttatcaaaagaagggaaaacattttccaaaactccttctcaaccttctccACCCTATTCCCCAACCAACCCCACACCCACCCATCCACCTAACCCCACCCCATGCATATCCACCCCACCCCCTCTCTCCAAAAaggcttctttttctttttaaattttactttttttccaTTACCACCCATCCTACTAACCCccgcaaaaaaatattttttttaccttttttttttgtaattttaaatttctgcttttttcgtttttctgcaccacccatcCCCGTCAATCCCCCCACCCCACTGCTCCCCCTCCCCCgcacaaaaaaaaattactttttttgtaattttcaaatttttattttttcttttttctgcaccacccacctcCCACTCCCGCCCCCGCCAACCCAGGTCAGTTTGCATGTAGTTTGATTCCTTCGAACAACGACCATAGCAAGGTGTCGTTCTTGGGCAGAATGAAGGCACACCTTCACCATGCAAAAGAAAACAGGTTTAATGCCACACGGCCTTCGTACTTGCTCCCCTCCAACACTATAAGAAGGAGGCCTCAGTCTCTCTAAATCTCATCCCATCTTTGTAGTTAACAAATCAATCCTAATTAGCCATGGCGTTCACTACTAGACTCCTCTTAGCTTTACTCCTCTCTGCTTTTCTCTTGTCTGCAACAAATGCAGTTCGAGATTACCAGGGTCAGCAAGCTGGTCAGCAGGGGGAGAGAGGCACTCGTCTGACTGAAGCCCAACAATGCCGTTTAACAAGGCTCACTGCTAGCCAGCCCACTAACCGAATTGAGTCAGAGGGCGGCGTCACTGAGCTGTGGGACGAGAACGAGGAGCAATTCCAGTGTGCTGGAGTTGCTCCCATGAGGAGTGTCATCCGCCGCAATTCTCTTTCCCTGCCTAATTTCCATCCCATGCCTCGCTTGGTTTACATTGAGCGGGGCCAGGGACTGATTGGCATTACTTACCCTGGCTGTGCTGAGACTTTCCAATCTCAGTCTCAGCCCTTCCAGGCTGGCCGAGAGCCAAGGGAAGAGAGGGGCCGAGGCCGCAGAAGTGACCAACACCAGAAGGTCCACCGCATTCGCCAAGGAGATGTCGTGGCACTTCCAGCTGGCGCTGCTCATTGGTGCTATAATGATGGTGAGGAGGAGCTCGTTGCCGTCTCTGTCAACGACCTCAACCACCGGTCCAACCAGCTTGATCAGAACTTGAGGGTAAAATTCATTAGTTTCTACAATTTGATGACTTTTTGTTCATGCAATTTCATAATTGGTTGGCTATGTCTTTGGACTGCAGGCATTCTACTTGGCTGGTGGAGTACCAGAAAGTGGAAGGCAACAAACTCAAGAAGGCCAAAGACTACAGAGCAGGCAGAGGTTCCAGAACATTTTCCGTGCTTTCGACGCAGAATTGATGGCTGAGGCCTTCAACATCCCAGCCGAGATTGTAAGGAGGATGCAAGAAGAGCAGAGCGAACGTGGACTAATTGTGAATGTGAGGGAAGGAATGAGAATGATTAGGCCCGACGAAGAAggagaatttgaagaagagcaaGGGCGACCACGACGAGGACAGCAATGGTGGGAGGAAGCAACCGGAAATGGCTTGGAAGAAAACATTTGCACAATGAAAATCCGCACCAACCTTGAACACCGAACACAAGCTGACATCTTCTCAAGGCAAGCCGGCAAAATTAACCATGTCAATCGCCAAAAACTTCCCATCCTTAAATACATGGACATGAGTGCTTCTAGAGGCACCCTCTATCCGGtaaatctttgtttaattttcTCAAGTTGATTAAACTGAAAAAACCTCTATTACTATGACTTAATTATACTGAATTGGTGGATGCAGAATGCATTGTTGACCCCACATTGGTCAGTGAACAGCCACTGCGTGGTGTACGTGCAAAGAGGAGAGGCACAAGTGCAAGTAGTAGACCACAGCGGACAACAAGTGATGAACGACAGAGTGAACCAGGGAGAGATGTTTGTGGTTCCTCAGTACTTCGTTTCAACTGTGAGAGCAGGACAGAATGGATTGGAATTTGTAGTATGGAGGACAGGCAGTGAGCCCATGAACAGCCAACTAGCAGGTTACACATCAGTGATTAGagccatgcctattgaggtccTCACCAACGCTTACCAGATTTCTCCGAATGAAGCACAGCGCTTGAAGACGAACAGGGGCGGAGAGAGCTTCCTCCTATCTCCCCAGCGAAGGTCCTTTTAAAATGGCTTACAATGTGTATCATCTAGCCATGTGTGCTAAGTAGTAAATATGGTTTCTCGTTTTTGTTTCTGAGCAAGGAAATTGCAGGTAACTTGTACGAAGAGTTGTGTTTAGTTAAGAGCAAGTAATAAAATCAATAAAGTACCTGCCTTTTTGTTACTGAAATTCTAGACTTCCTTAATCTATCTGAGCTGTGTGCAAAATGTCTGATCAACTTTTACTTAGCCTGAAGTAACCGGTCAACTCACGCGAGATGTGGGAATTCCTTTACAGACTGAACAAGGAGAAAGAGAAATTGATATATGCAGTCAAAAGTTCAGTACGCAAGGCAAACTAGGCATATTTTATGAGTTGTGCCATATAGAAAGATGGTAATTCATTAATTTCTCTGGGATAATATGGTAACTCATTAGTTATGGCCTATGGGGTTAACTTAAATGTAGCATATTTCACAGGCAGAAGCGGGAGAGAAAGAGAAAGCCAATAATGGGGCCTCATTAGCTGTGGCAAATGTTGGGCCACAATACCAACACCGGATCTTTATTCCAGTCTATCAGATGGTAGGATGGATAAGCAAAAATAATTTTAGGATAAGAATTTAGTATACAACATACTAAACAAtcaaaccaaataacccctaaGGGCTCGTTTGATATGAGGGATGAAGAATAATTAATCTcggaattaaatttgagatgagtttatctcaTGTTTGGTTGTGATAAAATCGTGATATAACTAATCCCGagattgtagtatttttttatccCTATGGGAACGTGGAATAACTAATCTCAGAATAATTAATCCCGATATAATTAATCATGAGATAACttgtttcccaaccaaacgacccctaagggtCCGAGGGATGATTCTTTAAAATCActcttaaaaatattaaatattaaatattccgctaaataataattaaaaataacttcAATCATGAAAACAGTGTTATTATCATTACTGTGGTTGTTTTAGTGATTTTTCCTTAATATTAATGCTAATGTATGAGCGAAGCAGAGGCACAAAGGGTTTATCTCAATTCTCTTTatcgaaaaattatattgtttaTATAAGGTCAAAATTACTTTTTATGTATCCTCTAAGCTAACGGGAAACTAAGATAGAATAGGACGATTCTTTTACTAAAGGTTGAGTGTAAGCATGTAAATATTGGGATAGACGCTTGTATGTGCACATAAATATAGATTTTAACTGAAAAGTtagtgaaaaaaaataaaagagtgctGGAGAAAATGTGGGGGAATACAAGTAACTACTATGTGCATATAAATATAGATTTAGTTAGAAAAAGTTAATGAAGACTGAAGAATACACAATAAagagtaggggtgttcatggttcggtttgggtcggtttttccctaaaaagaaaccaaaccaagtaagtcagtttttcaaatattggaaccaaaccaaaccaattaagtcgggtttttatcgattcgatttttgtcggttttttgtcggttattttcttaaatatgagacatacactaccaaacgcatattccggcgagtacattttcaacgtaacgctatcaaaccaattgctttttgagaaatctatcatttaccaatatatattgatgataattgactcaaatagtgatgaataacttaagtactcaattaaaaattgattatttttaacacaaaataaatttttgtacttaataaaagaaaactaccaatcgaactagaaggcaaagaattagattattataatagcaaagaactagactacaaatacaaatgactaatatgtaccataaaattttagaaactttatataaaaatatacatatatataggtgtaataataaatttaaatagttacttttatagtcggtttgatttggttttttcttttattaaaaccaaaaccaaaccaaatttgatcggaatttaaaatttaaaaccaaaaccaaaccaaacctaaaaatatcgatttttttggtcggtttggtttgattttcgatttggttcgatttttcggatttttatgaacacccctaataAAGAGAACTGGAGAGGTGGTGGAATACAACTAAGAACACTTCTGATCCTAATTTTTCTGAAAAAAAATAATTGTGAAACACTCTTGAAAAACTAAGCTGTTTGTTGAAGAAAAATAAATTGTTACTGTTAACCACGGAGAGAACATCGGGGTTAAGTCACAACTCATTTGAAGCGTGTTCACCATAATTATAAAATGATAAGTCTTAAATTGAATGAGGTATTTCCCCTCTCGTGCGTAGCGTGAGAAAACTCAATAGTTTAGTATTATCCTCTACTCTCCTTCGAAACATCGGCGAAGGTAAAATTGCTCATATCCGAGTAGTAGATGGATAAAATTGCTCCAAACGAATAGAAAAGGGGTAAATTTGGCCCAAATAAGACAAAAAGATAATTAAGTTTTTGACAAGTTTCCACGTGGCATCCACTTGAGAAAATTGCTAGAACTTTCTAACGTTAGCGGAGAGGATTACTTTTGGACCTTTAGGTAATAGTAGGAGCTTTAATTTTTTGTTCACGTAATATAAATGTTTGGTCAAAATCGGGCTTGACTTTCGTGTGACTGATCGAGACTAGAACATGGTAGGGTAAGGTTCAAACTCGTGTTATATCGAAACATGGTGCGAAAGTTAGATTGCCGAGCTCGTGACCCAGAGATCGATtaagatcgagatcggccaagatcgagactggccaagatcgagaccgagcaagataGAGATTGAACGAGACCAAGAAAAGCTTACCGAGCCAAATAACGGAGAGCCGAAATATCCGCAATCGGGCGAGGATCGCGGCGGAAATCCCAGCACGTATCAAggagaggccgattaattagcctATCATGGGATTccttactgtatttagaattgtatcaaAAGTacgactcccctactatataaagggggtatgATCATTTGTAAGGGAGATCACATTTACgcaatacaaagcaatatactGCCTCATTTTAGCTTTCAATATCTTGTTACTCTGTTCTTATATCATTTGAACATTCACTTGGTTTGAGGGTGACCGAACTCAAGGGCCAAGTCTATTCGATTCGTTTGGTTTtgtttgtatttatttctttcacagtcaattttaatattaatatatatatatattctcaatttgtgccaagttatatcacgtatccttaaaattgtgtataaattcaattgttatccgttttttgggtaaacagtttggcgcccaccgtggggctaaggataataatgATCGCCTGGTACTAACTTtcgtaacacacactattttacacttgttcttatGAGTATTTTTGATTCCAGGCTAAAAaacaaaaatgtcaaactctcaatcagcGCCTCTACATGTTGACAACGAGTCCGGTCACCaaggtgaaaataacaacatagcgccTGGTAACGAGATACTGCTTGCTGATCTCACAGGAATTCCGATCGCAGATCCGATCGacgctaattcacatgtggctatcgatgCAAATTTGCCTACCGACCCCGAAAATAGCGTTCGTGG
It encodes the following:
- the LOC107779119 gene encoding 11S globulin seed storage protein 2-like, which gives rise to MAFTTRLLLALLLSAFLLSATNAVRDYQGQQAGQQGERGTRLTEAQQCRLTRLTASQPTNRIESEGGVTELWDENEEQFQCAGVAPMRSVIRRNSLSLPNFHPMPRLVYIERGQGLIGITYPGCAETFQSQSQPFQAGREPREERGRGRRSDQHQKVHRIRQGDVVALPAGAAHWCYNDGEEELVAVSVNDLNHRSNQLDQNLRAFYLAGGVPESGRQQTQEGQRLQSRQRFQNIFRAFDAELMAEAFNIPAEIVRRMQEEQSERGLIVNVREGMRMIRPDEEGEFEEEQGRPRRGQQWWEEATGNGLEENICTMKIRTNLEHRTQADIFSRQAGKINHVNRQKLPILKYMDMSASRGTLYPNALLTPHWSVNSHCVVYVQRGEAQVQVVDHSGQQVMNDRVNQGEMFVVPQYFVSTVRAGQNGLEFVVWRTGSEPMNSQLAGYTSVIRAMPIEVLTNAYQISPNEAQRLKTNRGGESFLLSPQRRSF